The window AAACACTGAAAGGTGAAAAGGTTATTATAATGGCATGTAACGCGAGAATTAAACAGGTTGTCCCGGGAATAATGCGTGCCGCGAAGGAATTAGACGCTGTTATCGCGTTTGAACTGGCAAAATCCGAAGGGAATCTAAAAGGCGGATACACAGGTATGAATCCTTCTTTTTACGCAAAAACGGTTTTTGATTATGCGGAAAAAGAAAAGTTTTATCTTCCGTTTTTTATTCACGGCGATCATGTAACAACTAAAAGCCCGGCAACTGATGTAGTCGAAGATTCAAGGGCATTGATTAAAGCTGAACTTGAAGCAGGTTACACGTCAATCGCGGTCGATGCTTCATTTAATCCAAATCATGATAATGTGAAAATATCTGCTGACCTTGGAAAACACGCTCTTGACGCGGGTGCGGGTCTGGAAGTTGAAGTTGGTGAAATCCTTTCGACAGGTGTTGAGGCAAGAATAACCTCTGTGCAGGATGCGGTCGAATTTTTACAGGAATTAATAGAAGATAAAAAAATACACCCTGATTTTCTTGCCATTAATAATGGCGCTAAACATGGAAA of the bacterium genome contains:
- a CDS encoding class II fructose-bisphosphate aldolase, coding for MSKINDLVPQNARKIIGKSSKLLPLSSHDILKTLKGEKVIIMACNARIKQVVPGIMRAAKELDAVIAFELAKSEGNLKGGYTGMNPSFYAKTVFDYAEKEKFYLPFFIHGDHVTTKSPATDVVEDSRALIKAELEAGYTSIAVDASFNPNHDNVKISADLGKHALDAGAGLEVEVGEILSTGVEARITSVQDAVEFLQELIEDKKIHPDFLAINNGAKHGNYKPGEEVHIDLKRTEEIHKAINKWGVVIAQHGITGTPLHLMGQFADCGIMKGNVATNWQNIALANMPKDLMDTMKKWVADNKLDIKFVTKEFKLNEKNDLPAENLRKMEDEAYKSAKEFITAFRSKGTASKVINTL